The window GGGTCTTCGGAGGGTACGGGCTGAGCATGTTTGCCGCGCAGTCCTCCCCGCCGGACCCGTGCTACGACGAGAACGGCAACCCTCGCAGATGCATCCCGGACTTCGTCAACTCCGCTTTTGGCAAAGACGTGCGCGTGTCCAGCACCTGCGGCGGCCCCGCCACCAGGTACTGCGTGGTGGCCgagaaggaagaggagcggACGAGGGACTGTCACACGTGCGACGCCGCGGATCCCAAGAAGTCCCATCCCCCTGCGTACCTGACGGACCTCAACAACCCGCACAACCTCACCTGCTGGCAGTCCGAAAACTACGCGCAGTACCCGCAGAACGTCACGCTCACCTTGTCGCTTGGCAAGAAGTTCGAGGTCACCTACGTGAGCCTGCAGTTCTGCTCGCCTCGACCCGAGTCGATGGCCATCTACAAGTCCATGGACTACGGCAAGTCGTGGGTGCCGTTTCAGTATTATTCCACCCAGTGCAAGAAAATGTACAACAGGCAGAATAAGGCCGCGATAACCAAGCAGAACGAGCAAGAGGCCATCTGCACGGACTCCCACACGGACATGCACCCTCTGACCGGCGGCCTCATCGCCTTCAGCACCCTGGACGGCCGGCCGTCGGCGCACGACTTCGACAACTCCCCGGTGCTGCAGGACTGGGTGACGGCCACCGACATCAAGGTGATCTTCAGCCGGCTGCACACGTTCGGCGACGAGAACGAGGACGACTCGGAGCTGGCCCGCGACTCCTACTTTTACGCCGTGTCGGACCTGCAGGTCGGGGGACGGTGCAAGTGCAACGGGCACGCGTCGAAGTGCGTCAAGGACAGAGAGGGGAACCTGGTGTGCGAGTGCAAGCACAACACGGCTGGACCGGAGTGCGACAGGTGCAAGCCGTTCCACTACGACCGGCCGTGGCAGCGCGCCACGGCCCGAGAGGCCAACGAGTGCGTCGGTAAGTGTCCGTCCACTGTGGAAAGATTTGTTTTGCTGTACAAATCTGTTATTGAGTCATTCTATTATTCGATATCTGAGAAGAGGGAAAGCATGTTGTTTATTCGTTCATGGCAATTATAGATTTACTTTCTTTCTCGCTGGGAATGAATTACAGATACAATTATAACGCTCTTGATTTTGCTCCACGGAAATGTTTGTGGCTTAGATTAATATGCGGGTCTAATTAATATGATAGTGGCTGAATAAATCCTTGTTgggcatagagagagagagagagaaaagaaggccTCGAGCTGAAATCCCACAACCTAAAAGGTGAAAGAACTATCAATAATCTTACATTCAGAATAAGGGTTTAATTAAATAATGCAATTGAATAAATTGATTAAATTAGGAAGTCGAAAACCAACCTGTCCGCCTGCTGGTATTCTGACAACTTTGAATTGACTCAACAAAGTAAAGTACTAACATGAATTTACACAAAATACACTATTTAAAAGTGATTTAATAGAATATAGGAATAAATAAACTGCAAATTGCTGAAATAAATTGCTGAattcagttattttattttgtaagacATTTAATTGTATATCCATCAAAATCAGATCGGCCTTTTCAAATGCACACAATTTAACCGACTTATTAAAGACATTGTTCAAATAAAGGCTGGAGGCCATGTTTCCTCCAAGCCGAGAATGGAATAAGAAAATGCAAGTGTTGTTTCCAACTCTCAGAAGCTACATGTTTTGTTCAGAAAGCCTAACAAATGTGTCCACTTTGTTGACCCCTGATTTTTTAGCAACAttcaggagaaaagaaagggcCGGAAGTTGTCTCAACAAAGTGCGCCAGTCCGAATGCGTAATTGCGCTTTGACCTGCGTCTAGTAGCGCTCTAATAGGAAAGGAAGCATTGCAGCCGCGGAGATAGACTGCAGGGGCGTGTTGTGTTTCCATAAGCAGGTGCTATTACAGATTGGACGAGCGATTGCCATTTTTGGCACATAGAGTATAAACTGTCACTTTAGAGCCAGTAAACTATtcagagaggaggacaaagcCAGAGGTAATTTGAAGCCTGAtctgagttgttgttttttattccagCAGCACTACCGAGCGAGTGTATTTGCTGTGATGCTTATTTCCAAcggagtagggggggggggccttatATCAACAGCTCAAGCCCCCCCTCTGAGCTACAGCGACCCAAACCTGGAAAAGTAACAAGTTCAGACAGTGCCATGGTTTGCTTAACCAAACGGAACAAGTGAACAAGTTGTTCCCCTTGGCCTCCACCTTTTGCTGCTGCAAAGCCAGCATCTCGGTGTATTTTACTAAAACAAAAGGTTGTCACTTGTGGCATCCATCTCACTGTCAGTGGGAGGCAACCCCCGCCTCTTTCACCATTTCCCTTTTTGTGTGAGCGGTGTCATCAGATGAAGCCGCAGAAAAGCCAGACTGAGCATGTCTTCCAAAGAGGAAATAGTAAGGGTGGCCTGACATCTACAAGCATGAAAGAGGAAGGccaggggaggggagggggtgttTCCATTGAGCAGTGGGTCCATATGGTCGGGCAGTGGGGATGCAGAGTGGTCGGTACTAATGATCTGTCTGGATGTCTCCTCCCCGCTGTAGGACATTCAGATAGTGAGGTGTGATAGTTTTCATTCACTGGCATCAAGCAAGTAAGGCAAAGTCCATTTCCCATGACTTTGCATTCAGGGTTGCCATCATTTTGTCAAGAGGCATTTAtgttggcagcagcagcagctttcaCATTCCTATCAGCTGGAGTTGCATGACTTACAAATGTTTGTGGATGCAGGGGCCATAGGGGGGGGCAGAAggcatgtcatttattttttatttggaccCAGGGTTTTCACATCCTTTGTCAGGCGctctttgatttatttgatagGCATGATTCAGTTGTTTCAATTAAGTTTGGCCCAACACAATCCTTGCATAAAACTTGGAAATGGAAATCTCTACACTTGTTTAatgccacacgcacacacacacacacacacacacacacacacacacacacacacacacacacacacacacacacacacacacacacacacacacagtgacacgtCATGCTCCCCTGTCCCAGGCAGCTGCTTCGTATTCTCTTCATGTTCAGCGTAGCACTGACCCCTGACAGTCAGGCCGGAGAGGAGCGGGGGCCTGACTGATGGGCTGTGAAGGGAACTGTGGGAAACTTCGACTTGCCAAGTGGGTTTTGAGGCAAGGTGAAAATGGTAGCCTTAGTCACCCAAATGTGCAATTTTTCACATTTGTTCAATTTGATCATTGTTTTTGCTGTCAGCGTGCCatgcaatgttctgttttatGATGGCTGGGAATCAGCGGGAGGTTCAATCAGTCTTGTTTCTTTACACTTTTGATGTGCTTTCGGAGTAAACTTTCACTTTCTGGTCAGTTCTTACGGTTGGCAGGCGCTTATCTGGCTTTAGATGTTTTTGATGTGAAAGAGAGAGTTCATTTCAGCGAGCCATCCTCCTGTCTAGGATAGAAAATATGTGAATCCTGCGCTCTATAGAGAGCATTTTGTTTGTGCTCAAAGTATTTATTCTATTAAACCTATACAGAAACCTTTGAAGGGAAGAACGCCCACAAGGTAGCTGAATTAGGATATGATTGTATCAATTGCTTACTGGCTCTGCTCCCAGTCTGTGCACCACATACTGGTACGCTCTCCAACAGCTCTAAAAATAGAGTCCAGAATATAAATGCACACTCACAATATTTTTAAAGAATCAGCAGGTTTGATGACAAATATGATAAAATAGATttgagagaacacacacaagtATGTATTAGTATGTTAAAATCAATAATATAACTACAATTTGTCTTTCGTAATTAGCCTAGACCAGAGTTTCCAACCTTATTTGCAGAATATAAGCCtttatttaactatttaaacCATATCAGATACTTTTAGTTAACTATACCATCATGTATCGCTTTCTATTTCAATCATTTATTCATGAAAACTATCTACTGTAACCTATGAGGTCTACTTTTAGTGTATGTCAATTgtgtatccattactttaagctaacaaatgtaataatgtatgtatttaaccATTTCGGCTTACTATACCATTATCAATTACtttctatttaaattatttatctattGCTtgtagctaactatttcaaccatTAATCCTGTAGTTTTAGCTAACGGTTTAGACTTCTCTGCATGCTAGTTAACTAGTTTCCACACACTCTCATTCATGTTGTTCAGGTGTTACAAATGACTCAATATTTGGATATTTGTTTTATGAAATTGTGATTTCCAATGTTTTAAAACCAGTTGAGCTACTCCACAATCCTACCGCTAGTTGGGAATCACTGGTCTAGACACATCAAATAAGAGTGCTTTGAGAAGACTGACTGCATTTTTCACTTTGTACCACAACACCACTTGCATGACAgcagctcagagagagagagagagagagagagagagagagagagagagagagagagagagagagagagagagaggaaaccagACCCTTACACCACATTTACCACGTGGCCTGTTTTACACAACCACTCCACATCTAATGTTGCATTTCCTGTTAAGTTAACAATTGAGCCGCTGCGATTTTGATCATGAGATGCATGTTGGGATGTCTCTGTGCTGGACCAGTCGTTGTCTCCTTGGACCTTCGACACTGGTTGTGCCGATGGTGACGGTGACGGTGATGGCCTCACCATCTGGGTCTCATTTCAGCTCCATGTGACGGGAGAGAAGATCATCTGTAAAGCATGATTTCATAGATATTCTTCTGTCTCACTCGTCATTTGGTATTTTGGTTTGCTTCGTTATCCcccctcttgctctctctctctctctctcattctctggCCCGTGGAGACAGTCagccattttaatttaatttgtaagCCAAGACATATTTGAGGCTTTCGATTTTGCACATGAAGTTGGTCAACAATAGCCTGGAGGACACGGCTATTTCTGTGTGgttgcttttgttttgctgACTTCTGTTCTGATGGGTttcatgtataaatatatcAGCTTAACATATTGCACACTGCAGTAATCAAAACAGGCTGCGGTCTCAAAGTGAATGCGTCGACTCGCAAGCGCAGTTATTACGTGCAATACCGAGGGGAGATATTGTTTGGTTAAAGAAACGAGGTGGTCTTATTGACGAGACAGTTTCTGTCCAGGAGTTCAAATCTCCTGTCGTACGGAAAGTACCCAGGAGCACGCCGCCGAGTGCTCATCAACTCCTCCTGCTCTGACCTTCGACCTCGCTCTGGAAGGTGAAGAGAAATTAAACTTTTTGGGGGTGAATTTAAgcatgacaaacaaaaacatgcag of the Cyclopterus lumpus isolate fCycLum1 chromosome 8, fCycLum1.pri, whole genome shotgun sequence genome contains:
- the ntn1b gene encoding netrin-1b, which gives rise to MQRVLEVWVTLVTVTALTEGVFGGYGLSMFAAQSSPPDPCYDENGNPRRCIPDFVNSAFGKDVRVSSTCGGPATRYCVVAEKEEERTRDCHTCDAADPKKSHPPAYLTDLNNPHNLTCWQSENYAQYPQNVTLTLSLGKKFEVTYVSLQFCSPRPESMAIYKSMDYGKSWVPFQYYSTQCKKMYNRQNKAAITKQNEQEAICTDSHTDMHPLTGGLIAFSTLDGRPSAHDFDNSPVLQDWVTATDIKVIFSRLHTFGDENEDDSELARDSYFYAVSDLQVGGRCKCNGHASKCVKDREGNLVCECKHNTAGPECDRCKPFHYDRPWQRATAREANECVVCHCNLHARRCRFNMELYKLSGRRSGGVCLNCRHNTAGRHCHYCKEGYYRDMTKSISHRRACKACDCHPVGAAGKTCNQTTGQCPCKDGVTGITCNRCAKGYQQSRSPIAPCIKIPVASPTATYTSYEEPSDCETHCKASKGKMKITMKKYCKKDYAVQVHVLKGDKAGEWWKFTVNIISVYKQGEHRIRRGDQLLWVRAKDVACKCPKIKPGRKYLLLGTDDDSPGQSGVVADKGSLLIPWKDLWGRRLRKFQQRDKRGKC